In Achromobacter spanius, the following proteins share a genomic window:
- a CDS encoding Bug family tripartite tricarboxylate transporter substrate binding protein — MKTIICTVTIATAILAGSADAQSAPLYPSKPVSLVVGFPPGGGADQVARIYANALSKELATPVIVENRPGAGSTIAASSVARAKADGYTMYLGNASVMGSDSVLYKVDYRPDDFIPVAQLTLSPLVLISNSRLGLNNVRQLIDRAKNQPGALNVASSGNGIVTHMAAVEFMRLAGVKLLHIPFKGGAAAVQSVAAGDTDISFATASSARAVIESGKVTAIAVTSAHASPLMPYPPIADTVPNYELTNWWGLFAPKDTPPNVVEILFSASKKILAEDDVQQRLSANFEQATPSASQQEFAEFAHSEGEKALRLARDSMATAN, encoded by the coding sequence GTGAAAACTATAATTTGTACTGTCACCATTGCTACGGCAATTTTGGCAGGATCGGCCGATGCCCAATCTGCACCGCTGTATCCTTCGAAACCCGTAAGTCTGGTTGTGGGCTTTCCTCCAGGCGGGGGAGCAGACCAAGTTGCCCGCATCTATGCAAATGCGCTCTCGAAGGAGCTCGCGACGCCGGTGATAGTGGAGAACCGCCCGGGTGCAGGCTCCACGATCGCCGCCAGCAGCGTCGCCCGTGCAAAGGCGGATGGCTATACGATGTATCTGGGAAACGCCAGTGTCATGGGCAGCGACAGCGTTCTCTACAAGGTTGACTATAGGCCCGACGACTTCATCCCCGTTGCGCAACTCACTCTTAGCCCGCTTGTATTGATCTCGAACTCTCGACTCGGTCTGAATAACGTACGTCAATTGATAGACAGGGCGAAAAATCAACCCGGTGCTCTCAATGTTGCTTCCTCCGGCAACGGAATCGTCACTCATATGGCGGCCGTCGAATTCATGCGACTCGCAGGGGTGAAACTCTTGCACATCCCGTTCAAGGGCGGTGCCGCAGCCGTCCAGTCGGTCGCAGCTGGCGACACCGATATTTCATTTGCGACCGCCTCATCGGCCAGAGCTGTTATCGAGTCGGGTAAGGTGACAGCGATAGCAGTGACCTCCGCCCATGCATCACCTTTGATGCCCTACCCCCCAATTGCCGATACGGTTCCCAACTATGAACTCACGAATTGGTGGGGGTTATTCGCCCCGAAAGACACGCCACCAAACGTTGTAGAGATTCTGTTCAGTGCTAGCAAGAAAATCCTTGCGGAGGACGACGTACAGCAAAGACTGTCTGCAAATTTCGAGCAAGCGACTCCGTCTGCCTCTCAGCAAGAATTCGCGGAGTTTGCCCATAGCGAAGGAGAAAAGGCGCTACGGCTAGCGAGAGACAGTATGGCCACGGCGAACTGA
- the dapC gene encoding succinyldiaminopimelate transaminase → MNPRLDALHPYPFEKLRALLASASSQPDGLTPINLSIGEPKHAAPERVAEAIRSHMDGLSVYPSTKGDPALRQAISSWLARRYSIPAPDADTQVLPALGSREALFAFTQTVIDPSAGSVVICPNPFYQIYEGATLLAGATPYFVNADPLRNFASDWNQVPDAIWKKTRLVFVCSPGNPAGNVMSLDEWETLFKLSDRHGFVIASDECYSEIYLDEGDAPLGGLQAARRLGRDDYRNLVCFSSLSKRSNVPGLRSGFVAGDAALIGRFLLYRTYHGSAMSPLVSAASVAAWTDEAHVKDNRRLYREKFDAVVPILENVLDVSRPQASFYLWAATPGSDTAFARDLYGRTGVTVLPGSFLAREAHGVNPGQGRIRIALVAPLADCVQAAERIAHFVHTSV, encoded by the coding sequence ATGAATCCGCGCCTCGATGCTTTACACCCCTACCCGTTCGAAAAATTGCGCGCGTTGCTGGCCTCTGCCAGCTCGCAGCCGGACGGCCTGACGCCCATCAACTTGTCGATTGGCGAGCCCAAGCACGCCGCGCCCGAGCGCGTGGCGGAGGCGATCCGCAGTCACATGGACGGCTTGTCCGTCTACCCCTCGACCAAGGGCGACCCAGCCTTGCGCCAGGCAATATCGAGCTGGTTGGCGCGCCGCTACAGCATCCCCGCGCCCGACGCCGACACCCAGGTGCTGCCGGCGCTGGGTTCGCGCGAAGCGCTGTTCGCCTTCACCCAGACCGTGATCGACCCGTCGGCCGGTTCGGTGGTGATCTGCCCCAACCCGTTCTACCAGATCTACGAAGGCGCCACCCTGCTGGCGGGCGCGACGCCCTACTTCGTCAACGCCGACCCGCTGCGCAACTTCGCCAGCGACTGGAACCAGGTGCCCGACGCCATCTGGAAGAAAACGCGGCTGGTGTTCGTGTGCTCGCCGGGCAACCCGGCCGGCAACGTCATGTCGCTGGACGAATGGGAGACGCTGTTCAAGCTGTCTGACCGCCACGGTTTTGTCATTGCGTCGGACGAATGCTATTCCGAGATCTACCTGGACGAGGGCGACGCCCCGCTGGGCGGCTTGCAGGCCGCGCGCCGCCTGGGCAGGGACGACTACCGCAACCTGGTGTGCTTTTCCAGCTTGTCCAAGCGCTCCAACGTGCCCGGCCTGCGTTCCGGCTTCGTGGCGGGTGACGCTGCGCTTATCGGCCGCTTCCTGCTGTATCGCACGTATCATGGCAGTGCCATGAGCCCGCTGGTGTCCGCCGCCAGTGTCGCCGCCTGGACTGACGAGGCGCACGTGAAAGACAACCGGCGCCTGTACCGTGAAAAGTTCGACGCGGTTGTGCCCATTCTGGAAAACGTGCTGGATGTGTCACGGCCGCAGGCCTCTTTTTACCTGTGGGCGGCCACGCCGGGCTCGGATACGGCGTTCGCACGCGACCTTTACGGCCGCACGGGTGTTACCGTTCTGCCGGGCAGTTTTCTGGCGCGGGAGGCACACGGAGTGAATCCCGGCCAGGGCCGCATTCGTATTGCGTTGGTGGCGCCCTTGGCTGACTGCGTGCAGGCAGCCGAGCGCATCGCCCATTTTGTACACACTTCTGTTTGA
- the dapD gene encoding 2,3,4,5-tetrahydropyridine-2,6-dicarboxylate N-succinyltransferase: MTLDLQTTIEKAWDDRANLTPADASAEVREAVEHTIDGLDLGRLRVAEKINDDWVVHQWIKKAVLLSFRLSDNAIMGEAPLQFYDKVPLKFSEYGDNAFKQGGYRVVPPAVARRGAFIGRNVVLMPSYVNIGAYVDEGTMVDTWATVGSCAQIGKNVHLSGGVGIGGVLEPLQANPTIIEDNCFIGARSEVVEGVVVEENSVLAMGVFLSQSTKIYDRATGKIMYGRVPSGSVVVPGSLPSADGSHSLACAVIVKRVDAQTRAKTSINDLLRA, translated from the coding sequence ATGACTCTCGACCTGCAGACCACCATCGAAAAAGCCTGGGACGACCGGGCCAACCTGACGCCCGCCGACGCCAGCGCCGAGGTGCGCGAAGCGGTGGAACACACCATTGACGGGCTGGATCTGGGCCGCCTGCGCGTAGCTGAAAAAATCAACGACGACTGGGTTGTGCACCAGTGGATCAAGAAGGCCGTGCTGCTGTCGTTTCGCCTGAGCGACAACGCCATCATGGGCGAGGCCCCGCTGCAGTTCTACGACAAGGTGCCGCTCAAGTTCTCGGAATACGGCGACAACGCCTTCAAGCAAGGCGGCTACCGCGTGGTGCCGCCCGCCGTCGCACGCCGCGGCGCCTTCATCGGCCGCAACGTGGTGCTGATGCCGTCCTACGTGAACATCGGCGCCTACGTCGACGAAGGCACCATGGTCGACACCTGGGCCACCGTCGGTTCGTGCGCCCAGATCGGCAAGAACGTCCACCTGTCGGGCGGTGTGGGCATCGGCGGCGTGCTGGAGCCGCTGCAAGCCAACCCCACCATCATTGAAGACAACTGCTTCATCGGCGCCCGCTCGGAAGTCGTTGAAGGCGTGGTCGTGGAAGAAAACTCGGTGCTGGCCATGGGCGTGTTCCTGTCGCAAAGCACCAAGATTTATGACCGCGCCACGGGCAAGATCATGTACGGCCGCGTGCCCTCGGGTTCGGTCGTTGTTCCCGGCTCGCTGCCGTCGGCCGATGGCTCGCACAGCCTGGCTTGCGCCGTCATCGTCAAGCGTGTCGACGCGCAAACGCGCGCCAAGACCAGCATCAATGATCTGCTGAGGGCGTAA
- the dapE gene encoding succinyl-diaminopimelate desuccinylase, with translation MSTSAVLDLVKDLIARPSVTPADEDCQAALAARLERIGFTCETIAQGGVTNLWARRGSAAPLTVFAGHTDVVPPGPREKWDSDPFVPTERDGWLYGRGAADMKSSIAAFVVAAEEFVAAHPQHDGSIALLITSDEEGPSIDGTAIVCDALKARGEKLDYCIVGEPTSGDVLGDTCKNGRRGSLSGKLTVKGIQGHVAYPHLARNPVHQLAPALAEIVNIEWDQGNEYFPPTTFQVSNLNSGTGATNVVPGEAVALFNFRFSTASTPESLKARVHAVLDKHGLEYDLDWDLGGEPFLTPRGSLTDALVQAIHAETGVTAELSTTGGTSDGRFIAKICPQVIEFGPGNATIHKVNERVEVASLEPLKNIYRRTLENLLLPK, from the coding sequence ATGAGCACGTCTGCCGTACTGGATCTGGTCAAGGACCTGATCGCCCGTCCGTCGGTCACGCCGGCGGATGAAGATTGCCAGGCGGCGCTTGCCGCCCGGCTGGAGCGCATCGGCTTCACGTGCGAAACCATCGCACAAGGCGGCGTCACCAATCTGTGGGCCCGGCGCGGCAGCGCCGCGCCGTTGACCGTGTTTGCCGGTCACACGGATGTGGTGCCTCCGGGTCCGCGCGAAAAGTGGGATAGCGACCCGTTCGTACCCACCGAACGCGACGGCTGGCTGTACGGACGTGGGGCGGCCGACATGAAAAGCTCGATTGCCGCCTTCGTGGTGGCGGCCGAGGAATTCGTGGCGGCCCACCCCCAGCATGACGGTTCGATCGCGCTGTTGATCACGTCGGACGAAGAAGGTCCGTCCATCGACGGTACCGCCATCGTTTGCGACGCCCTGAAGGCGCGCGGCGAAAAGCTGGATTACTGCATCGTGGGCGAGCCGACTTCCGGCGATGTGCTGGGCGACACCTGCAAGAACGGCCGCCGTGGCTCCTTGTCGGGCAAGTTGACGGTAAAGGGCATCCAGGGCCACGTGGCCTACCCGCACCTGGCACGCAACCCGGTGCACCAGTTGGCGCCGGCGCTGGCCGAGATCGTCAACATCGAATGGGACCAGGGCAACGAGTACTTCCCGCCCACGACGTTCCAGGTGTCGAACCTGAACTCGGGCACGGGCGCCACCAACGTGGTGCCGGGTGAAGCCGTTGCGCTGTTCAACTTCCGCTTTTCAACGGCCAGCACGCCGGAAAGCCTGAAGGCGCGCGTGCATGCGGTGCTGGACAAGCACGGTCTGGAATATGACCTGGACTGGGATTTGGGCGGCGAGCCGTTCCTGACCCCGCGCGGCTCGTTGACGGATGCGCTGGTGCAGGCGATTCACGCTGAAACCGGCGTCACCGCCGAACTGTCCACCACTGGTGGCACGTCCGACGGCCGCTTCATCGCCAAGATCTGTCCGCAAGTGATTGAGTTCGGTCCCGGCAACGCCACGATCCACAAGGTCAACGAACGCGTTGAAGTGGCCTCGCTGGAGCCGCTGAAGAACATCTATCGGCGCACGCTGGAAAACCTGCTGTTGCCCAAGTAA
- the prmB gene encoding 50S ribosomal protein L3 N(5)-glutamine methyltransferase: MYQSARQELHTLRDLIRYGVSRLNGAQVALGHGSDNAWDEAVYLTLHALHLPLDTLEPFLDARVVREERDRVLDLLERRVTERVPAAYLTNEAWLRGHRFYVDKRVIVPRSPIAELLDQGLSPWVQDATAVENVLDMCTGSGCLAILSAMAFPYAHVDAVDVSADALQVARRNVDDYGLQDRLDLHESNLFDALPARQYDVIICNPPYVNSGSMDVLPQEYRHEPHLALAGGEDGMDLVRRILAAAPQYLTPDGVIVLEIGHERDFFEAAFPQLSPVWLDTEEASDQLLLLTREQLSL, translated from the coding sequence ATGTATCAATCCGCCCGCCAAGAATTGCACACCCTGCGCGACCTCATCCGCTACGGGGTGTCGCGCCTGAATGGCGCCCAGGTGGCGCTGGGACACGGCAGCGACAACGCCTGGGACGAGGCGGTCTACCTGACGCTGCACGCCCTGCACCTGCCGCTGGACACGCTGGAACCGTTCCTGGATGCCCGTGTCGTCCGAGAAGAACGCGACCGCGTGCTGGACCTGCTGGAACGCCGCGTCACCGAGCGCGTGCCCGCCGCCTACCTCACCAACGAGGCTTGGCTGCGCGGTCACCGCTTTTATGTGGACAAGCGCGTCATCGTGCCGCGCTCGCCCATCGCCGAACTGCTGGACCAAGGGCTCTCGCCCTGGGTGCAGGACGCAACCGCCGTGGAAAACGTGCTGGACATGTGCACCGGTTCGGGCTGCCTGGCCATCCTGTCGGCCATGGCCTTCCCCTACGCCCATGTGGATGCGGTGGATGTGTCGGCCGACGCGCTGCAAGTGGCCCGCCGCAATGTAGATGACTACGGTCTGCAAGACCGGCTGGACCTGCACGAAAGCAATCTGTTCGACGCCCTGCCCGCGCGCCAGTACGACGTCATCATCTGCAATCCACCTTATGTGAACAGCGGCTCCATGGATGTGCTGCCGCAGGAATACCGCCACGAACCGCATCTGGCGCTGGCCGGCGGCGAGGACGGCATGGACCTCGTGCGGCGCATTCTGGCGGCGGCCCCCCAGTACCTCACGCCCGACGGCGTGATCGTGCTGGAGATCGGCCACGAGCGCGACTTCTTCGAAGCCGCCTTTCCGCAGTTGTCGCCCGTGTGGCTGGATACGGAAGAAGCGTCGGACCAGCTTCTGCTGCTTACCCGAGAGCAACTCAGCCTGTGA